From a single Campylobacter concisus genomic region:
- a CDS encoding citrate synthase — MSSNTATLTDNRTGKSYEFPILKGTMGPDVIDISTFFSDTGMFTFDRGYTSTAMCRSAITYIDGLKGELMYRGYDIAYLAENKTFLDVAYLLLNKELPTNDQYINFKTELKKRSFIHEGMMKLFDAFPDKAHPMAILQAAVSALSAFYSDHLNMDKPEEYHEMAMRIIAKIPTIAAFSYRYSRGLPIIYPNLDRGFTENFLYMMRGYPYEHVDLKPIEIKALDTVFMLHADHEQNASTTTVRTVGSTHAHPYACISAGIGALWGWAHGGANEGVIRQLEEIGSVANVDRYIARAKDKNDPFRLMGFGHRVYKNFDPRAKVLKKMRDQLMDEIGINSELIKIANRIEEIALNDDYFVSRNLYPNVDFHSGLILKALGIPNNMFAVIFVIGRTPGWISQWIELKEQDTIKIVRPRQLYVGETNRTPK; from the coding sequence ATGTCATCAAATACAGCTACGCTAACTGATAACAGAACCGGCAAGAGTTACGAGTTTCCTATACTAAAAGGCACTATGGGACCTGATGTGATAGACATCTCGACATTTTTTAGTGATACTGGAATGTTTACTTTTGACAGAGGTTATACTTCAACTGCGATGTGTCGCTCGGCGATAACTTATATAGACGGCTTAAAAGGCGAACTAATGTATAGAGGTTATGATATCGCGTATTTGGCCGAAAATAAGACATTTTTAGACGTGGCATATTTACTCTTAAACAAAGAGCTTCCAACAAATGATCAGTATATAAATTTTAAAACCGAACTTAAAAAAAGAAGCTTTATACATGAAGGCATGATGAAGCTCTTTGACGCATTTCCAGACAAAGCTCACCCTATGGCGATCTTACAAGCAGCGGTCTCAGCCCTAAGTGCGTTTTACTCAGATCACCTAAATATGGATAAACCTGAAGAGTATCACGAGATGGCTATGCGTATAATCGCTAAAATTCCAACGATCGCGGCCTTTAGTTACCGCTACTCACGCGGGCTTCCTATCATATATCCAAATTTAGATCGTGGCTTTACTGAAAATTTCCTCTACATGATGAGGGGCTATCCATACGAGCACGTCGATCTTAAACCAATCGAGATAAAAGCACTTGACACGGTCTTTATGCTGCACGCAGATCATGAGCAAAATGCTTCGACTACGACTGTTAGAACCGTTGGCTCAACGCACGCTCACCCATACGCATGTATAAGTGCCGGCATCGGCGCACTTTGGGGCTGGGCTCATGGTGGGGCAAACGAGGGCGTTATCCGTCAGCTTGAAGAGATCGGCTCGGTCGCAAATGTCGATAGATACATCGCTAGAGCAAAGGATAAAAACGATCCATTTAGGCTAATGGGCTTTGGTCACAGGGTCTATAAAAATTTTGACCCTCGCGCAAAAGTGCTCAAAAAAATGAGAGATCAGCTCATGGACGAGATAGGCATCAACTCAGAGCTTATCAAGATCGCAAACCGTATCGAGGAGATCGCGCTAAATGATGACTACTTTGTAAGCAGAAATTTATATCCAAACGTTGATTTTCACTCAGGGCTCATCCTAAAGGCGCTTGGCATACCAAATAATATGTTTGCCGTAATCTTCGTCATCGGCAGGACTCCAGGCTGGATCAGCCAGTGGATCGAGCTAAAAGAGCAAGATACGATAAAGATCGTCCGCCCAAGACAGCTTTATGTTGGAGAGACAAACAGAACACCAAAATGA
- the crcB gene encoding fluoride efflux transporter CrcB, which produces MLVNLLFVGLGGFIGAGCRFLAGELLKFSHFPLATLGVNVLGSFIIGVLFCLNLSQNARMFLVVGILGGFTTFSSFSLDSVKFLLEGELVKGFLNIFLNLILCLLASYLGILFGKNL; this is translated from the coding sequence ATGCTTGTAAATTTACTTTTTGTAGGGCTTGGAGGATTTATAGGAGCTGGATGCAGGTTCTTAGCTGGCGAGCTACTAAAATTTAGCCACTTTCCGCTAGCCACACTTGGCGTAAATGTGCTTGGCAGCTTTATTATCGGCGTTTTGTTTTGTCTAAATTTAAGCCAAAACGCGAGGATGTTCTTGGTCGTTGGCATACTTGGCGGATTTACGACATTTTCAAGCTTTAGCCTTGATAGTGTGAAATTTTTACTAGAAGGCGAGCTGGTAAAAGGCTTTTTAAATATCTTTTTAAACCTTATCCTCTGCCTGCTTGCAAGCTATCTTGGTATTTTGTTTGGTAAGAATTTGTGA
- a CDS encoding flagellin B: protein MSFRINTNVNALNTHANAVSNNTDLSKSLNKLSSGLRIQTAADDASGLSIADSLRSQASALGQAIANGNDAIGIIQVADKAMDEQLKILDTIKTKATQSAQDGQTTQSRQALQADIVRLMEELDNIGNTTSFNGQQLLNGTFSNKEFQIGAYSNQTVKASIGATTSDKIGLTRFESSKLLTKMDVVNLKFLNVDGVNDVGVTSATISTGIGKGLGALAENINKVADKTGVRATADVTWKASAAIAGGEIKSLTINGVKIGDLEVKANDANGALVNAINSVKDQTGVEASVDAETGKMVLTSRDGRAIVATGKDISKGLGGKGAPAKGTSLTGFVGRLNLVRLDGRDIKLNGGGGTKLSVAFSANGGAQQSVSLRDIRGQIDKTLATAMGFQRMSGALSVAQSAGVMTLRGAMAVMSIAESAQKTLDQVRSDLGSVQNQLQATVNNITVTQVNVKSAESQIRDVDFASESANFSKHNILAQSGAYAMSQANSVQQNVMKLLQ from the coding sequence ATGAGTTTTCGTATTAACACAAACGTAAACGCACTTAACACACACGCTAACGCAGTTAGCAACAACACTGACCTATCTAAGTCACTTAACAAACTTAGCTCAGGTCTTAGGATTCAAACAGCTGCAGACGATGCTTCAGGTCTATCTATTGCAGATAGCTTAAGAAGTCAAGCTTCAGCTTTAGGTCAAGCTATTGCAAACGGTAATGATGCTATTGGTATCATTCAAGTTGCCGATAAAGCTATGGACGAGCAGCTAAAAATTCTTGATACTATCAAGACAAAAGCTACTCAATCAGCTCAAGACGGCCAAACAACTCAATCACGCCAAGCATTGCAAGCTGATATCGTTCGTCTAATGGAAGAGCTTGACAATATCGGTAACACTACTTCATTTAACGGTCAGCAACTACTAAACGGAACATTCTCTAATAAAGAATTCCAAATAGGTGCTTACTCAAACCAAACTGTTAAAGCAAGTATTGGTGCGACTACGTCTGATAAGATCGGTCTTACACGTTTCGAGAGTTCAAAATTACTTACCAAGATGGATGTAGTAAATCTTAAATTCTTAAACGTTGATGGTGTAAACGATGTAGGCGTTACATCTGCTACTATATCAACAGGTATCGGTAAAGGTCTTGGTGCTCTAGCTGAGAATATCAACAAAGTTGCTGATAAAACTGGTGTTAGAGCTACAGCTGATGTTACTTGGAAAGCAAGTGCTGCTATTGCCGGTGGCGAAATCAAATCTTTAACAATCAACGGCGTTAAAATAGGTGACCTAGAAGTTAAAGCAAATGATGCAAACGGTGCACTTGTAAATGCTATCAACTCTGTAAAAGATCAAACTGGTGTTGAAGCTTCTGTTGATGCTGAAACAGGCAAAATGGTACTAACAAGCCGTGATGGTCGTGCTATAGTTGCAACTGGTAAAGATATCTCAAAAGGTCTTGGCGGTAAAGGTGCACCTGCTAAAGGTACATCTTTAACTGGATTCGTAGGTAGACTAAATCTAGTTCGTCTTGATGGTAGAGATATTAAACTAAATGGTGGTGGTGGCACTAAACTATCAGTAGCATTCTCTGCTAATGGTGGTGCTCAACAATCAGTATCATTAAGAGATATAAGAGGCCAAATAGATAAAACCCTAGCAACTGCTATGGGCTTCCAAAGAATGAGTGGAGCTTTATCAGTAGCTCAATCTGCTGGTGTTATGACACTTCGCGGTGCAATGGCTGTTATGAGTATCGCTGAGTCTGCTCAAAAAACACTTGATCAAGTTCGTTCAGACCTTGGTTCAGTTCAAAACCAACTTCAAGCTACAGTTAATAACATCACTGTAACTCAAGTTAACGTAAAATCAGCAGAATCTCAAATCAGAGACGTTGATTTTGCTAGTGAGTCTGCTAACTTCTCAAAACATAACATCCTAGCTCAATCAGGTGCTTATGCTATGAGTCAAGCAAACAGCGTACAACAAAACGTAATGAAGCTTCTACAATAG
- a CDS encoding cation:proton antiporter — translation MQLHQASELSILVVLAFIVFASPYISKILRIPVAPAEIILGALASYIGLVGENEMFKLISEVGFFFLMFLAGMEIDLRMLINIDRKILRLGLIYLALIYSLATALTFSFDLSLLYIIIIPIMAVGMIFTLFKEYGRDVKWLNLSMLIATIGELISITLLTFIAAYLQFGASINLWLTIGYLILFLAISVLSFKILDVLFWWYPGLKVILMPHYDKDEKDIRLSIAVFFSMIALMLYLNLEVAFGAFIAGMFIATFFDHKKDLPHKLSSFGFGFLVPIFFIHIGSTFKLSSLSSNEVIKDAIFIFCAMLATRLFSSVLFVGKLGFKGIFLFSLSQSMPLTLLVAVATIAHRSGEISDYSYSSFILASLAQAIIGTIIIKFLMQSRSKE, via the coding sequence TTGCAGTTACATCAAGCTAGCGAGCTTAGTATTCTTGTCGTTTTGGCATTTATCGTCTTTGCTTCGCCTTATATTTCTAAAATTTTACGCATTCCTGTCGCTCCTGCTGAGATAATACTTGGAGCACTAGCTAGCTACATCGGGCTTGTCGGCGAAAATGAGATGTTTAAGCTAATTAGCGAAGTTGGCTTTTTCTTTTTGATGTTTCTAGCTGGTATGGAAATCGATCTTAGAATGCTTATAAATATTGACCGCAAAATTTTACGCCTGGGGCTTATCTATCTTGCGCTCATTTACTCGCTAGCAACTGCACTTACGTTTAGTTTTGATCTTAGTTTGCTTTATATTATCATTATCCCGATAATGGCCGTTGGCATGATATTTACGCTATTTAAAGAGTATGGCAGAGATGTAAAATGGCTAAATTTAAGCATGCTTATTGCAACTATTGGCGAGCTTATAAGCATTACGCTTTTGACATTTATAGCAGCCTATTTGCAGTTTGGAGCTAGCATAAATTTATGGCTAACGATTGGCTATTTGATCTTATTTTTAGCTATCAGCGTACTTAGCTTTAAAATTTTAGATGTGCTTTTTTGGTGGTATCCTGGGCTTAAAGTGATCCTTATGCCACACTACGATAAGGACGAAAAAGATATTAGACTAAGCATTGCTGTATTTTTTTCGATGATTGCACTTATGCTTTATTTGAATTTAGAGGTCGCCTTTGGCGCGTTTATCGCGGGTATGTTTATAGCGACATTTTTTGATCATAAAAAAGACTTACCGCACAAGCTTTCAAGTTTTGGATTTGGTTTTTTGGTACCGATATTTTTTATACACATAGGCTCAACCTTCAAGCTCTCAAGCCTAAGCTCAAATGAAGTGATAAAAGATGCTATTTTTATATTTTGTGCGATGCTTGCCACAAGGCTTTTTTCAAGTGTGTTATTTGTAGGAAAATTAGGATTTAAGGGGATATTTTTGTTTTCTCTCTCACAATCCATGCCACTCACACTTCTAGTAGCAGTTGCTACTATCGCACACAGATCAGGTGAGATAAGTGATTATTCTTACTCATCTTTTATCCTAGCAAGCCTAGCTCAAGCTATAATAGGGACAATAATTATAAAATTTCTAATGCAATCAAGAAGTAAGGAGTAA
- a CDS encoding motility associated factor glycosyltransferase family protein, which produces MNNKNDKASNKKAKPSKDNVSNIQNPIFQKNLQALFQQDEILAARLWSIAGNEDYEIFIGKDPIDINLINKHTFKYIYENPGVDILKLLEDIESNYKRYPILFFYGLGNGVLYKALAKNETHQKIVVIEPEIEIIYLVLNVIDLSNELESGQIILFYSKFATYTHFYYLVTEAKLNSYAKTYDNLMIHMPFYDQFEEDYIRINKEITRAFSQIVVAHGNSIDDLLLGTRQNCENLVPMISNYCYTSLVKKRYGLMDTAIIVSTGPSLDKQLNTLKKFAPYVSIISVDASYPILARHDIKPDYVMSIERIEPTSSFFEKKYPNIDDNIHFIVASVTHKQTIKNILPRKLVLTMRPQQEEYMFGLKRYGYLGVGHSCANMAYQLAYVLGHKNIVFIGQDLAFGKDGASHAKGHAFAQADENLYVKAYGGEGEVKTTYVWTLFKNQFENDIAQSSLENIKSYNCTEGGARIEGTIEKPFLEVMHELCKGKEIKKLPNIKKDSETTVNKNLLKAYKVILAKIKAQSEVKQQIEKVFLEVVPSIDKLLELNKENKIEKKHFDELLKITKKIDKLKDVIAKRNYQKYVDNILQISVYYQELELAKISVAPSDTTIQKTNKLLMWVNMHKYWMFSAAGGLNADIEVTKKASKALVAELKKRKLITKNEIGKAKENFILSI; this is translated from the coding sequence ATGAATAACAAAAACGATAAGGCATCTAATAAAAAAGCGAAACCATCTAAAGATAATGTATCAAATATCCAAAATCCTATCTTTCAAAAAAATCTTCAAGCACTATTTCAGCAAGATGAAATTCTAGCAGCAAGGCTTTGGTCTATTGCTGGAAATGAAGACTATGAAATTTTTATAGGAAAAGATCCAATTGATATAAATTTAATAAACAAGCATACTTTTAAATATATCTATGAAAATCCTGGAGTAGACATTTTAAAGCTGCTTGAAGATATAGAAAGTAACTATAAACGTTATCCGATACTATTTTTTTATGGACTAGGCAATGGCGTGCTCTATAAAGCACTAGCAAAAAATGAAACACACCAAAAAATCGTAGTCATAGAGCCAGAGATCGAGATCATATATCTTGTTTTAAATGTTATTGATCTATCAAACGAACTAGAAAGTGGACAGATAATACTTTTTTATTCAAAATTTGCCACCTATACACATTTTTATTATCTGGTTACAGAAGCGAAACTAAACTCATATGCAAAAACCTATGATAATCTTATGATTCATATGCCTTTTTATGATCAGTTTGAAGAGGACTACATAAGAATAAACAAAGAGATTACAAGAGCATTTTCTCAAATAGTAGTTGCTCACGGCAATAGCATAGACGATCTTTTATTAGGCACAAGACAAAATTGTGAAAATTTAGTGCCCATGATTAGCAATTATTGCTACACAAGTCTTGTTAAAAAAAGATATGGTCTTATGGATACAGCTATAATTGTATCTACCGGTCCAAGCCTAGATAAACAGCTTAATACACTTAAAAAATTTGCTCCATATGTTAGCATTATAAGCGTTGATGCCTCTTATCCAATCCTTGCAAGGCATGATATCAAGCCTGATTATGTGATGTCGATTGAAAGAATAGAACCAACTTCTAGTTTTTTTGAAAAAAAATATCCAAATATTGATGACAATATACACTTTATTGTTGCCTCAGTTACACACAAGCAAACTATTAAAAATATCTTGCCAAGAAAACTAGTACTAACTATGAGGCCTCAACAAGAGGAGTATATGTTTGGCCTAAAAAGATATGGATACTTGGGCGTGGGACATAGTTGTGCAAACATGGCCTACCAACTAGCCTATGTCTTAGGACATAAAAATATCGTTTTTATAGGACAGGATCTAGCGTTTGGTAAAGATGGGGCGAGCCATGCGAAAGGTCATGCTTTTGCGCAAGCGGATGAAAATTTATATGTTAAAGCTTATGGCGGAGAGGGGGAGGTTAAAACAACATATGTTTGGACTCTATTTAAAAACCAGTTTGAAAATGACATCGCCCAATCAAGCCTAGAGAATATAAAATCATATAACTGTACCGAAGGTGGTGCTAGAATAGAAGGCACTATAGAAAAGCCATTTTTAGAAGTAATGCATGAGCTTTGCAAAGGCAAAGAGATTAAAAAACTGCCTAATATCAAAAAAGATAGCGAAACAACGGTAAATAAAAATCTTTTAAAAGCTTATAAAGTAATACTGGCAAAAATAAAGGCTCAAAGTGAAGTCAAACAACAAATAGAAAAAGTCTTTTTAGAAGTAGTGCCTAGTATAGATAAATTGCTTGAGCTCAATAAAGAAAATAAAATAGAAAAAAAGCACTTTGATGAGCTTCTTAAAATAACAAAAAAGATAGATAAACTAAAAGATGTAATCGCAAAACGTAATTATCAAAAATATGTAGATAATATATTGCAAATTTCAGTCTATTATCAAGAACTTGAGCTTGCAAAAATTTCTGTAGCACCAAGTGACACAACCATCCAAAAAACCAACAAGCTTCTTATGTGGGTAAATATGCACAAGTACTGGATGTTCTCCGCAGCTGGCGGACTAAATGCCGACATCGAAGTTACTAAAAAAGCTTCAAAAGCACTTGTTGCTGAGCTAAAAAAGAGAAAACTAATAACTAAAAACGAGATAGGAAAAGCGAAAGAAAATTTTATACTGAGTATATAA
- the pseI gene encoding pseudaminic acid synthase — protein sequence MKIGNFDTDKKVFIIAELSANHSGSLKTAVDTIKAAKRAGADAIKLQTYTPDSLTLNSHLDDFVIKGGLWDGRNLYELYQEALTPKEWHVELFKVAEEEGLICFSSPFCKDDANFLEQFNPPAYKIASFEVTDYDFVEFIAKKGRPIIISTGIAYEEEIRDVVQICKNAGNSDIALLKCTSSYPAPLNSMNLQTIADMKEKFGVEVGFSDHTLGVTAPVVAVSLGARIIEKHFILDKSVKSVDSAFSLDESEFTLMTKCVREAEELLGKVSYELDEKVVLNRRFSRSLYASADIKKGEIFSEKNVRSVRPGYGLHPKFLKELIGKKAKRDIKFSERLTKEDLI from the coding sequence ATGAAAATAGGAAATTTTGATACAGACAAAAAGGTCTTTATAATAGCAGAGCTCTCCGCTAATCACAGCGGCAGCCTAAAAACGGCAGTAGATACGATAAAGGCAGCCAAGCGCGCTGGAGCTGACGCGATAAAGCTTCAGACATATACACCTGATAGTTTGACTCTAAATTCACACCTGGACGACTTTGTCATTAAGGGCGGACTTTGGGATGGGAGAAATTTATACGAGCTTTATCAAGAGGCGCTAACGCCAAAAGAGTGGCACGTTGAGCTTTTTAAAGTAGCAGAAGAAGAAGGGCTTATCTGCTTTTCAAGCCCATTTTGCAAGGACGACGCCAACTTCTTAGAGCAGTTTAACCCGCCAGCTTACAAGATCGCAAGTTTTGAGGTAACGGACTATGATTTTGTAGAGTTTATAGCCAAAAAGGGTAGGCCCATCATCATCTCAACTGGCATAGCCTATGAAGAAGAGATAAGAGATGTGGTGCAAATTTGTAAAAATGCAGGCAATAGTGACATCGCTCTTTTAAAATGCACTTCAAGTTACCCAGCGCCGCTAAATAGCATGAATTTGCAAACTATAGCTGATATGAAAGAGAAATTTGGCGTAGAGGTCGGCTTTTCAGATCATACTTTAGGTGTGACAGCCCCAGTTGTTGCGGTTAGCCTGGGTGCTAGGATAATTGAAAAGCATTTTATACTTGATAAAAGCGTAAAAAGCGTTGATAGCGCATTTAGTCTTGATGAGAGCGAATTTACCCTTATGACAAAATGTGTTAGGGAGGCTGAGGAGCTTTTGGGCAAAGTAAGCTACGAGCTAGATGAAAAAGTGGTTTTAAACAGGAGATTTTCACGCTCACTTTATGCAAGCGCAGATATAAAAAAGGGTGAAATTTTTAGTGAGAAAAATGTAAGGAGCGTGCGCCCAGGGTATGGCCTGCACCCTAAATTTCTAAAAGAGCTAATCGGTAAAAAAGCAAAAAGAGATATAAAATTTAGCGAGAGATTAACAAAGGAGGATTTGATATGA
- a CDS encoding biotin synthase yields MKTIMLCAICSVTQGNCAEDCAYCTQSAKAGADISKFKEKSVQQVVEEAKMAYKNHALGFCLVTSGARLNDKKTDYIASLARAVSKEVPNLMLIACNGMATYEQLSELKKAGVFSYNHNLETSREFFPKICKTHTWDERYQTNLDAKRAGLMLCTGGIYGVGESEADRVSFRASLKELEPFSSPINFFIKNEALSLDLPPLSTDEALKIVRETKRDLPETRVMIAGGREKILGDRQYEVFENGADAIVIGDYLTAKGEKASKDIEELTKLGFSFASICH; encoded by the coding sequence ATGAAAACAATTATGCTCTGTGCGATATGCTCAGTCACTCAAGGAAACTGCGCCGAGGACTGCGCTTACTGCACACAAAGTGCCAAAGCTGGCGCCGATATCTCAAAATTTAAAGAAAAAAGCGTGCAGCAGGTGGTGGAAGAGGCCAAAATGGCTTATAAAAACCACGCTCTTGGCTTTTGTTTAGTCACAAGCGGTGCTAGACTAAATGACAAAAAGACCGACTATATCGCATCTTTAGCAAGAGCCGTGAGCAAAGAAGTGCCAAATTTGATGCTCATCGCATGTAACGGCATGGCAACCTACGAGCAGCTTAGTGAGCTTAAAAAAGCTGGCGTTTTTAGCTACAACCACAACCTTGAAACAAGCCGAGAATTTTTCCCAAAAATTTGTAAAACTCACACTTGGGACGAGAGATATCAGACAAATTTAGATGCAAAAAGGGCTGGACTCATGCTTTGTACTGGTGGTATTTACGGCGTTGGCGAGAGTGAGGCTGATAGGGTGAGCTTTAGAGCTAGTCTAAAAGAGCTTGAGCCATTTTCGTCACCGATAAATTTTTTCATTAAAAATGAAGCGCTGAGTCTTGATCTGCCTCCTCTTAGTACGGATGAAGCCCTAAAAATAGTGCGTGAGACCAAAAGAGATCTACCAGAAACTAGAGTCATGATAGCTGGTGGCAGAGAGAAAATTTTAGGCGATAGACAATACGAGGTCTTTGAAAATGGCGCCGATGCGATCGTCATTGGCGACTATTTGACAGCAAAAGGCGAGAAAGCTAGTAAGGATATCGAGGAGCTTACAAAGCTCGGTTTTAGCTTCGCTAGTATCTGCCACTAA
- the topA gene encoding type I DNA topoisomerase, whose product MKSLIIVESPAKAKTIKNFLDKSYNVIASKGHIRDLPKTSFGIKIEDDKFTPEYRVSSDHSAIVKEIKELAKGADEIYLATDEDREGEAIAFHIANAIGKEPTSLPRIVFHEITKSAIQNALKSPRHVDMNSVNAQQTRRLLDRIVGYKLSPLLNLKIQKGLSAGRVQSAALKIIVDREREIQAFKPVEYYTIDTVFKKDLDAELVKFENQKIEKLTIQNPDRAKYIIENLQNEKFSVREIESKDRKIQPSPPFMTSTLQQSASNRLGFSPKKTMMIAQSLYEGVQTNEGFMGAITYMRTDSLNLAKEAVAAAREHILQNYGKEYLPAKAISYMTSSKGAQEAHEAIRPTNLSFTPQIAAKFLEKDALKLYTLIYNRFLACQMSACVSQTQNVFVTSEKGEFKISGRKVLFDGFYKVYGELDKDKILPNLKKGDEMSLQSIKSTQNFTEPPARYSEAGLVKKLESLGIGRPSTYAPTITLLTSRDYVRVEKKQLIPNEIAFSMIGVLEEHFSNIVDSEFTSHLEEKLDEIALDKADWQKVLSDFYYPFMEKISAGKTGIKSLKTATPIGEKCPECGSELVLRKGRYGEFIACSNFPKCKYSRNVAKDNEKSAEAGTTGVVKPKRELKKLDVPCPKCGGEIVERFSRRGKFYGCANYPKCDFVSNYEPVEQKCDECGSDMIKKELKKGTFIECTKCKKKTLISEN is encoded by the coding sequence ATGAAAAGCTTAATCATCGTGGAATCTCCTGCAAAAGCAAAGACTATCAAAAATTTTCTAGATAAAAGCTACAACGTCATCGCCTCAAAAGGTCACATCAGAGACCTGCCAAAAACGAGCTTTGGCATCAAGATAGAAGATGATAAATTTACCCCAGAATACCGCGTCAGCAGCGATCACTCCGCCATCGTAAAAGAGATAAAAGAGCTTGCTAAGGGTGCAGATGAAATTTACCTCGCGACCGATGAGGATAGAGAGGGTGAGGCGATCGCGTTTCATATCGCAAACGCCATCGGCAAAGAGCCAACAAGCCTGCCTCGCATCGTATTTCACGAGATCACTAAAAGCGCCATACAAAACGCTCTAAAAAGCCCAAGACACGTCGATATGAATAGCGTCAATGCCCAGCAAACAAGGCGTTTGCTCGACCGCATCGTTGGCTACAAGCTAAGCCCACTTTTAAATTTAAAGATACAAAAAGGCTTAAGCGCTGGCCGTGTGCAAAGTGCGGCACTAAAGATAATAGTTGACCGTGAGCGTGAAATTCAAGCATTTAAGCCGGTTGAGTACTACACTATCGACACCGTCTTTAAAAAAGACCTAGACGCTGAGCTAGTTAAATTTGAAAACCAAAAGATCGAAAAGCTCACTATCCAAAATCCAGACCGCGCAAAATACATCATTGAAAATTTACAAAATGAGAAATTTAGCGTCCGTGAGATCGAGAGCAAGGATAGAAAGATCCAGCCAAGTCCGCCATTTATGACATCAACACTTCAGCAAAGTGCGAGCAACCGCCTTGGCTTTAGCCCTAAAAAGACCATGATGATCGCACAAAGCCTCTATGAGGGTGTACAAACAAACGAAGGCTTCATGGGTGCGATCACTTATATGAGAACGGATAGCTTAAATTTAGCCAAAGAGGCTGTCGCGGCCGCTAGAGAGCATATATTGCAAAACTACGGCAAAGAGTATCTGCCAGCCAAAGCGATAAGCTACATGACAAGCTCAAAAGGCGCGCAAGAAGCCCACGAAGCGATCCGCCCAACAAATTTAAGCTTCACACCACAAATTGCTGCTAAATTTCTAGAAAAGGATGCGCTAAAACTCTACACGCTCATATACAATAGATTTTTAGCCTGCCAAATGAGCGCATGTGTGAGCCAAACGCAAAATGTCTTTGTCACAAGTGAGAAAGGCGAGTTTAAGATAAGTGGCAGAAAAGTGCTATTTGACGGCTTTTACAAGGTTTATGGCGAGCTTGATAAAGATAAAATTTTGCCAAATTTAAAAAAAGGCGACGAGATGAGTTTGCAGAGCATAAAAAGCACGCAAAATTTCACCGAGCCACCAGCTAGATACTCTGAAGCTGGACTTGTTAAGAAGTTAGAGAGTCTAGGCATCGGCCGCCCAAGTACCTACGCACCGACTATCACACTGCTAACTTCAAGAGACTACGTGAGGGTCGAGAAAAAGCAGCTCATACCAAACGAGATCGCATTTAGCATGATAGGCGTTTTGGAGGAGCACTTTAGCAACATTGTCGATAGTGAATTTACTTCACATCTTGAAGAAAAGCTCGATGAGATCGCACTTGACAAGGCTGATTGGCAAAAGGTGCTAAGCGACTTTTACTATCCATTTATGGAAAAAATTAGCGCTGGCAAAACTGGAATAAAAAGCCTAAAAACAGCTACTCCAATCGGCGAGAAGTGCCCAGAGTGTGGAAGCGAGCTAGTGCTTAGAAAGGGCAGATACGGCGAGTTTATCGCTTGCTCAAATTTCCCAAAATGCAAATACTCAAGAAACGTCGCAAAAGATAATGAAAAGAGTGCAGAAGCAGGCACTACTGGGGTGGTAAAGCCAAAACGTGAGCTTAAAAAGCTTGATGTGCCGTGTCCAAAATGTGGCGGTGAGATCGTCGAGAGATTTAGCAGACGCGGTAAATTTTACGGGTGTGCCAACTATCCAAAATGCGACTTCGTCTCAAACTACGAGCCGGTTGAGCAAAAATGCGACGAATGTGGCAGCGATATGATCAAAAAAGAGCTTAAAAAAGGCACATTTATAGAGTGTACAAAATGTAAGAAAAAGACCCTTATCTCTGAAAACTAA